A single window of Streptomyces griseoviridis DNA harbors:
- a CDS encoding dipeptidase — MTGTPLIVNALGQLDNPNSARSEAAAGDLNPSGEQITVDARTLAEARASGLTAVNITLGYVMGDLEPYEHTLHEIDVWDDVVARHPDDLLKVTTVEDIRTAARDGRVGVIYGFQNAEAVGDDAGRVATFAERGVRVVQLTYNQANRLGGGSMAPGDTPLTAFGREVVEALNDRHLMVDLSHSGERTCLDAAVHSRAPISVNHTGCRALTDLPRNKTDEELRLVASRGGFVGVYFMPFLNPTGHARAADVVEHLAHAVNVCGEDHVGIGTDGPVTAIDDLDAYRERLAEHVAKRREAGVSAAGERADTFPFVVDLRGVDQFRELIRLLERRGFSSGRIEKIMGRNFVDYAARVWEA, encoded by the coding sequence TTGACCGGCACGCCTCTGATCGTCAACGCCCTCGGGCAGCTCGACAACCCCAACTCCGCGCGCTCCGAGGCCGCCGCGGGCGACCTGAACCCGAGCGGCGAGCAGATCACCGTCGACGCGCGGACCCTGGCCGAGGCCCGCGCCTCCGGTCTCACCGCCGTCAACATCACCCTCGGCTATGTGATGGGCGACCTGGAGCCCTACGAGCACACCCTGCACGAGATCGACGTCTGGGACGACGTCGTCGCCCGCCACCCGGACGACCTCCTGAAGGTCACCACCGTCGAGGACATCCGCACGGCGGCCCGGGACGGGCGCGTCGGCGTCATCTACGGCTTCCAGAACGCGGAGGCCGTCGGGGACGACGCGGGCCGCGTCGCCACCTTCGCCGAACGCGGCGTGCGCGTCGTGCAGTTGACGTACAACCAGGCCAACCGGCTGGGCGGCGGCTCGATGGCGCCGGGTGACACCCCGCTCACCGCGTTCGGGCGCGAGGTGGTCGAGGCGCTCAACGACCGGCACCTCATGGTCGATCTCTCGCACAGCGGCGAACGGACCTGCCTCGACGCGGCCGTCCACTCCCGCGCGCCGATCTCCGTCAACCACACCGGGTGCCGCGCGCTCACCGACCTGCCGCGCAACAAGACCGACGAGGAGCTGCGCCTGGTCGCCTCCCGGGGCGGGTTCGTCGGCGTCTACTTCATGCCGTTCCTCAACCCCACCGGGCACGCGCGCGCCGCCGACGTGGTCGAGCACCTCGCGCACGCCGTGAACGTCTGCGGGGAGGACCACGTCGGCATCGGCACCGACGGCCCGGTCACCGCCATCGACGATCTCGACGCCTACCGGGAGCGGCTCGCCGAGCATGTGGCGAAGCGGCGGGAGGCCGGGGTGTCGGCGGCCGGTGAGCGGGCGGACACCTTCCCCTTCGTCGTCGATCTGCGGGGCGTGGACCAGTTCCGCGAGCTGATCCGGCTGCTGGAGCGGCGCGGCTTCTCGTCCGGGCGGATCGAGAAGATCATGGGCCGCAACTTCGTCGACTACGCGGCCCGCGTCTGGGAGGCGTAG
- the asnB gene encoding asparagine synthase (glutamine-hydrolyzing): MCGITGWISFDRDLRSEAATLDAMTETMSCRGPDDRGTWVQGHAALGHRRLAIIDLPGGRQPMSAETPHGTVALVYSGETYNFGELRRELSGRGHRFTTDSDTEVVLRGYLEWGDRIAERLNGMYAFAVWDGRRDQLVMIRDRMGIKPFYYRPTADGVLFGSEPKAILANPLAPARITADGLRELFTMVKTPGHAVWDGIAEVEPGTVVTVDRAGTHRRVYWQLETRPHTDDRDTTIATVRSLLDDIVRRQLIADVPRCTLLSGGLDSSAMTAIAARQLGAHGEKVRSFAVDFVGQTDRFVADELRGTPDTPFVHDVARTAHTDHQDIVLDAQALADPDIRAKVIRARDLPTGFGDMDASLYLLFRAIRDQSTVALSGESADEVFGGYLQFFDEEARRGETFPWLVHFGRHFGDDAEVLRPDLLTTLDLDGYVADSYRSAIAPIRRLDGESDFEYRMRRICNLHLTRFVRVLLDRKDRASMAVGLEVRVPFCDHRLVEYVYNTPWALKSFDGREKSLLREATADVLPRSVYDRVKSPYPSTQDPKYAAALQDQARELLANPSHPVFDLVDRDRLHRFAHRELPVHTQADRRGLERALDLAVWLDLYRPEIQLA; the protein is encoded by the coding sequence ATGTGCGGCATCACCGGCTGGATCTCCTTCGACCGCGACCTGCGCTCCGAGGCCGCCACATTGGATGCGATGACCGAGACGATGTCCTGCCGGGGCCCCGACGACCGCGGCACCTGGGTCCAGGGCCACGCCGCCCTCGGGCACCGCAGGCTCGCGATCATCGACCTGCCCGGCGGCCGGCAGCCGATGAGCGCCGAGACGCCGCACGGGACCGTCGCCCTCGTCTACTCGGGGGAGACCTACAACTTCGGTGAGCTGCGCCGCGAACTCAGCGGCCGTGGCCACCGGTTCACCACCGACTCCGACACCGAGGTGGTCCTGCGCGGCTACCTCGAATGGGGCGACCGGATCGCCGAACGCCTCAACGGCATGTACGCGTTCGCCGTCTGGGACGGCCGCCGCGACCAACTCGTCATGATCCGCGACCGGATGGGCATCAAGCCCTTCTACTACCGCCCCACCGCCGACGGCGTCCTCTTCGGCTCCGAACCCAAGGCGATCCTCGCCAACCCGCTGGCCCCCGCCCGGATCACCGCGGACGGCCTGCGCGAACTGTTCACCATGGTCAAAACCCCCGGCCACGCCGTCTGGGACGGCATCGCCGAGGTCGAACCCGGCACCGTCGTCACCGTCGACCGCGCCGGAACGCACCGGCGTGTCTACTGGCAGCTGGAGACCCGGCCGCACACCGACGACCGCGACACCACCATCGCCACCGTCCGCTCCCTCCTCGACGACATCGTGCGCCGCCAACTGATCGCCGACGTCCCCCGCTGCACCCTGCTCTCCGGCGGCCTCGACTCCTCCGCCATGACCGCCATCGCCGCCCGCCAACTCGGCGCGCACGGCGAGAAGGTGCGCAGCTTCGCCGTCGACTTCGTCGGCCAGACCGACCGGTTCGTCGCCGACGAACTGCGCGGCACCCCCGACACCCCGTTCGTCCACGACGTCGCCCGCACCGCGCACACCGACCACCAGGACATCGTCCTGGACGCCCAGGCCCTCGCCGACCCCGACATCCGCGCCAAGGTGATCAGGGCCCGCGACCTGCCCACCGGGTTCGGCGACATGGACGCCTCGCTGTACCTGCTGTTCCGGGCCATCCGGGACCAATCCACCGTCGCCCTGTCCGGCGAGTCGGCCGACGAGGTCTTCGGCGGCTACCTCCAGTTCTTCGACGAGGAGGCCCGCCGCGGCGAGACCTTCCCCTGGCTCGTCCACTTCGGCCGCCACTTCGGCGACGACGCCGAGGTGCTGCGCCCCGACCTGCTCACCACCCTCGACCTGGACGGCTACGTCGCCGACAGCTACCGCTCCGCCATTGCCCCGATCCGCCGCCTCGACGGCGAGAGCGACTTCGAGTACCGGATGCGGCGCATCTGCAACCTGCACCTCACCCGGTTCGTGCGGGTGCTGCTCGACCGCAAGGACCGCGCGAGCATGGCCGTCGGCCTTGAGGTCCGGGTGCCGTTCTGCGACCACCGGCTCGTCGAGTACGTCTACAACACCCCGTGGGCGCTGAAGTCCTTCGACGGCCGGGAGAAGAGCCTGCTCAGGGAGGCGACCGCCGACGTGCTCCCGCGGTCCGTCTACGACCGGGTCAAGAGCCCCTACCCCTCCACCCAGGACCCCAAGTACGCGGCGGCGCTCCAGGACCAGGCGCGGGAGCTGCTCGCGAACCCCTCCCACCCGGTCTTCGACCTCGTCGACCGGGACCGGCTGCACCGCTTCGCCCACCGCGAGCTGCCCGTGCACACCCAGGCCGACCGGCGCGGCCTGGAACGCGCGCTCGACCTCGCGGTCTGGCTCGACCTGTACCGCCCGGAGATACAACTCGCCTGA
- a CDS encoding sodium/solute symporter, which produces MTGFSPAAQSWSLVAFCSVVAVTLLLCVLTGPAGDDLDDFYTGYRTLSPLRNGLAVAGDYISAATVLTVGGIIALCGYDGIVLALSTLLSLMLLMFVLAEPLHNTGKFTMGDVLARRRPGRAVRITACLVTLASLVPMMVVQLAGVGQLLAFVLGFSDSTMKNGCVVGAGALMISYAALGGMRGTALIQIIKTVVLLGSGLVVTVLVLHSFGWSPQALFHTAARQSGAGPGYLTWGLQYARGPYPALDMASTQLAIVLGGACLPHVTMRMYTAGTPRQVRRAMSWAVSSVALFVLLLTLVCTGAMALLGRERIAGADPHGSTAYLLGARAAFGGDMSRAESLLFATVTTAVFLTLLASVASMTLACANTLAHDLTAGRRTPLAPARELTLARVCALAVGVPVILLAVLAQHRSLQPLATVSFCLGASAIAPALLYSLFWRRYTRAGLLATLVVGTLSVLVLMTGTSLVSGSPLSAFPDAHFDWFPFNTTALASVPAGFLAGWLTTLFTARRSGDRADGRFEALEHLLLAGPAKPAPKGPTR; this is translated from the coding sequence GTGACCGGGTTCAGCCCGGCCGCCCAGTCCTGGTCCCTCGTCGCGTTCTGCTCCGTCGTCGCCGTCACCCTGCTGCTGTGCGTGCTGACCGGGCCCGCGGGCGACGACCTCGACGACTTCTACACCGGCTACCGGACGCTGTCGCCGCTGCGCAACGGGCTCGCCGTGGCCGGGGACTACATATCGGCCGCCACCGTCCTGACCGTCGGCGGGATCATCGCGCTCTGCGGCTACGACGGCATCGTGCTCGCCCTGAGCACCCTGCTCTCGCTGATGCTGCTGATGTTCGTGCTGGCCGAACCCCTGCACAACACCGGCAAGTTCACCATGGGGGACGTCCTCGCCCGGCGCAGGCCGGGACGCGCGGTGCGGATCACCGCCTGCCTCGTCACGCTCGCCTCGCTCGTGCCGATGATGGTCGTGCAGCTCGCCGGAGTCGGCCAACTCCTCGCGTTCGTACTGGGGTTCTCCGACAGCACGATGAAGAACGGCTGCGTGGTCGGCGCGGGAGCCCTGATGATCAGCTACGCGGCCCTGGGCGGCATGCGCGGCACGGCGCTCATCCAGATCATCAAGACCGTGGTGCTGCTGGGCTCGGGGCTCGTCGTCACCGTCCTGGTCCTGCACTCCTTCGGCTGGAGCCCGCAGGCCCTCTTCCACACCGCCGCCCGGCAGAGCGGCGCCGGGCCCGGCTATCTCACCTGGGGCCTTCAGTACGCGCGCGGGCCGTACCCGGCGCTCGACATGGCGAGCACCCAACTCGCCATCGTGCTCGGCGGCGCCTGCCTCCCGCACGTCACGATGCGCATGTACACGGCCGGCACACCCCGGCAGGTGCGCCGGGCGATGTCCTGGGCCGTCTCGTCCGTCGCGCTGTTCGTCCTGCTGCTGACCCTCGTGTGCACGGGCGCCATGGCGCTCCTGGGCCGGGAGCGGATCGCGGGCGCCGACCCGCACGGCAGCACCGCCTATCTCCTGGGCGCGCGGGCCGCGTTCGGCGGCGACATGTCCCGCGCGGAGAGCCTGCTGTTCGCGACGGTCACCACCGCGGTCTTCCTCACCCTGCTGGCCTCCGTCGCCAGCATGACACTGGCCTGCGCCAACACCCTCGCCCACGATCTCACCGCGGGCCGCCGCACCCCGCTCGCGCCGGCCCGCGAACTCACCCTGGCCCGGGTCTGCGCCCTGGCGGTCGGGGTCCCCGTCATCCTGCTCGCGGTCCTCGCCCAGCACCGCAGCCTGCAACCGCTGGCCACCGTCTCCTTCTGCCTGGGCGCCTCCGCGATCGCGCCCGCGCTCCTCTACAGCCTCTTCTGGCGCCGCTACACCCGCGCCGGACTGCTGGCCACCCTCGTCGTCGGCACCCTCAGCGTGCTGGTCCTGATGACGGGGACGAGCCTCGTCTCCGGCAGCCCGCTCTCCGCGTTCCCCGACGCCCACTTCGACTGGTTCCCCTTCAACACCACCGCCCTCGCCTCCGTGCCCGCGGGGTTCCTGGCCGGCTGGCTCACCACCCTGTTCACCGCGCGCCGCTCGGGCGACCGGGCCGACGGGCGCTTCGAGGCGCTGGAGCACCTGCTGCTCGCGGGGCCCGCCAAACCGGCGCCCAAGGGCCCGACGAGGTGA
- a CDS encoding DUF485 domain-containing protein, whose product MPHDSSDLPPVLPEQGHPLSPVPARRTPAWSSDGQAEPAPRTAAVHDGPHRTLRLLRRAGRRQRRVAAFIAVAPFALFLVLTVEVPSLMTRPAPGGLPTGLLLALVQLPVTWLAVLLYEWTARRYVDPLARRARGYDRQDAHDTQAAGRPS is encoded by the coding sequence ATGCCCCACGACAGCTCCGACTTACCCCCCGTCCTCCCCGAGCAGGGGCATCCCCTCTCCCCCGTACCGGCCCGCCGCACGCCCGCCTGGTCGTCCGACGGCCAGGCGGAACCCGCGCCGCGGACGGCCGCCGTGCACGACGGGCCGCACCGCACGCTGCGGCTGCTGCGGCGGGCCGGGCGGCGCCAGCGCCGGGTGGCCGCCTTCATCGCGGTGGCACCGTTCGCCCTCTTCCTGGTGCTGACCGTCGAGGTCCCCTCGCTGATGACCAGGCCCGCGCCCGGCGGGCTGCCCACCGGCCTGCTGCTCGCCCTGGTCCAACTGCCCGTGACCTGGCTGGCCGTGCTCCTCTACGAGTGGACCGCGCGCCGCTACGTGGACCCGCTGGCGCGTCGAGCCCGCGGGTACGACCGCCAGGACGCCCATGACACCCAGGCCGCGGGGCGCCCGTCGTGA
- a CDS encoding fasciclin domain-containing protein, protein MNTRIRRTAVTLAAAAVLPLALSACSGQSSDSASSDSSSKASASATASEEGMTGSGSTASVDEPFGTACGSVPKSGAGSFDGMAKDPVATAASNNPALSTLVSAVKKAGLVDTLNNAQNITVFAPTNEAFAKIPKATLDKVLNDKAELTKILTYHVVGQKLTPKELEKGSFTTLEKGKLTTAGSGESYTVNGSAKVVCGNVKTANANVYIIDSVLMPAS, encoded by the coding sequence ATGAACACCCGTATCCGTCGCACCGCTGTCACCCTGGCCGCCGCGGCCGTGCTCCCGCTGGCGCTCAGCGCCTGCTCGGGCCAGAGCAGCGACTCCGCGTCGTCGGACTCCTCGTCGAAGGCGTCGGCGTCGGCCACCGCGTCGGAAGAGGGCATGACCGGCTCGGGCAGCACCGCCTCGGTGGACGAGCCGTTCGGCACCGCCTGTGGGTCGGTGCCCAAGAGCGGTGCCGGTTCCTTCGACGGCATGGCCAAGGACCCGGTCGCGACGGCCGCCTCCAACAACCCCGCGCTGTCGACGCTGGTCTCCGCAGTGAAGAAGGCCGGTCTGGTCGACACCCTGAACAACGCGCAGAACATCACGGTGTTCGCGCCGACCAACGAGGCGTTCGCGAAGATCCCGAAGGCCACCCTCGACAAGGTCCTCAACGACAAGGCCGAGCTGACCAAGATCCTCACGTACCACGTCGTCGGCCAGAAGCTGACCCCGAAGGAGCTGGAGAAGGGCTCCTTCACCACGCTGGAGAAGGGCAAGCTGACCACGGCCGGCTCCGGTGAGTCCTACACCGTCAACGGCTCGGCGAAGGTGGTCTGCGGCAACGTCAAGACCGCCAACGCCAACGTCTACATCATCGACAGCGTCCTGATGCCCGCCAGCTGA